In Colletotrichum destructivum chromosome 1, complete sequence, the sequence tCGGTTCCGTGTCCACCCCAAACTTATCACAGGCTTCAACACGGCAAAACGACGTCCAGCTTGCCGGTCGTCGGCCACAAGCGGCTGACTGACTGTGACCCATCCCCGATGCTTCACTTTCAGTCTTCCCGAAGCCCCTCCCTCATCTGTCTTCGGCCCCTGGGGGCCATGTCGCCACAAGTGGGTGGGTGTATGGGATGAGACAAGCCACCTCCTCGGGAACTATTTCCTTCGGATCGCTAGGGTCCTCGCGAAATCTCAGCCCTGATAACCCTGGTCGGAGACCACCGAAGGAGCGCAACTTCTAGCTCATACGTCAAGTGCGGTTATCTTCGATACAGGGCGATCAAGTGGATGGGCCATCGGCCAAGAGGTTGGACCTACATTTCGTCACGATGAATTTCTCTGCTACAAACCCACACTTacaccgccgccctggctgcCCAGTATGCCGAGGGGacaggcagaagaagaagaaggtaAAGGGGGGGGCTTAAAGGTCtagaaggaggagggcgtctTGACAAGGTCCTGCAGGTGTATCCGTATTACTAGACGGATCCTGTACGTACAAGTAGGTGGGCTCTTGAGGAAAGAGGGAGAGCATCACCGtggtacctacctaggctCAAGTGGTAACTTCTTCCCCTCCGCTTAGGCATTTGTTCACTcctggttttttttttaaccTTCTGCCCTCTTTTCCATCCCATCGTCCCTTTATTTCTTCCTGACTGGCTGTTCTTTACACTTTTTTGCTCAGTCTCCatttctctgtctctttctcctcaccccccctccttaGGCTCTCAGTCCCTCGGACTCCTCTCcccacaccaccatcaaccttCTTCCTCAGTACTGCCACTCTCTCCATTCGGGCCTCTCCGTGTCTCTTCCTCAATTAAATTTCCCCCTCATCACGCGTTTTGCCTCGCGGCGCCGAGTTCGTGCAATGTACATAGTTTATGAACACACTTCTACAATCTGGGTACAGCCCTGTCGGTGTGTTTGATCCTTGTCCCCGTCTTCCAAAAACAGCTGGTAGGTATTGGGCCGCTCCCTGGTTCATCGGCATCTCACTCCCACACATCCACATCGACGGACAGATGTTACCTTGTCCACCACCAAAAAAAATACCCCTGCAactctctgtctctgtctctctctcttctcttcctcatcttgtTACTGAGCCAGACCAAGCACCTTGCTCTCACACCTGCCGCTGCCCCCAAGCTCACAGACAGGAAGAGGTCTGTATCAGGAGAATCCGGCTTAGCTCCAACCGACGTTCCGAACCTGGCCGTGCAGACCTATTGGCTAGTTCATGGATGATGCTTCTTTTTCTACACTACTTCTTTTATACCTCCAGGATCCGTCTGCACCGCCCCTCGACctgtcttcttctcgctctcCTTTTGTGTCCCACTCACCAAGGCCTCATTGCCCTTGACTCCCATTGCCAGTCACTCCTTTTTATTTTCcaatacacacacacagagagagggagagccTTGTAACCTATAATAttattttcctttttcgAGGGGTAAACCACCTCTTCGCATCTATAATACCTTCTCTCCGGGAGCTGGCTCTCTCATCCTGCCAGGAACCCAGACGATCAGCCGCGCGCGCTCTACCACGTTTCCATATTCATCATCCAACGAAGTTGCCAGCCGTCACACAAAATTATCACGCTCCTTCACCTTGCCGTGGTTGAACATCTCGCACATATATAAATTACATTCACAGAACCGGTCCCCATACTTGGGCTAGCTACTACACTCATCTATATTGCTACGCTGTCCAGCCGAGAACGGGGATCCCTACCGCCTCTCACGACTACAAGCCTCACCACGAGGACCCGCTGTCCCTAACGCCCATCTTCATCCGCCGGCTTGCGAGGAAGAGACCAGAAAGGGATCAGCAGAGAAAAAGGGGAGCTAAGAAAGGACAGAAAATCTACGCGTTCCCTGGCCCCAACAAAGGACAACCACTCTCGCCGGCCGCCCATTACTCGCCTGGCCCGGAATCATCTGTCACTCCGCTTCAGTTGGCCACTGCGCCAGACTCTTCCAAGTAAGTTCCTGGAAGCTGCTCTCGTTCGGCCTGTCGGATCGCGCTCGTCGATACATGGGCATTGTGGAACgagtcccccccctcccctccaacCGCCGCCAGATACAATTACCACCCTTGTGTCCCTCGTCCGAGGATCAATGCTAACAGTCCTTCCGTCCCCGTTCAGCATCCCCCAATAATTGATTAACCGCACGCTCCCTTGTTCTCGTTCTGTCCCACGCACCATGGACTCTGGTCAGGCACAGCTGTAGGCGCCCCCCATCCTGTCCCTGCAGCCCCCGGCTACGTGACTTACAAGTACAATTTAGTCGGCAACAAATACAGACACCTTCCTTCACCTTCAACCCTAACAACAAATTTAGAAGAGACGTCCCGCCTCGTACAACGCATATTATCAACATGAACGGCAATGACATACCCGTCAAACAAGAGGGTTTAGGAACACCCGCTGGGATCTGGACAACTCCGACATCTCAGGGCATgcgacctcggcctgcgACCATCCACGAAGGTTTCTCTTACAGCATGGGCGACGACTACGGCACCCTACCATCGTGGGATTCATCTCCCCTGCCGCTACAGCAGACACCCAGCGATGCCATGTCGCGCCCGGTCTCGGTCCATCAACAAGACTTCTACCCCGTCACCACAATGGAGAACAGTGAGTCGGCTCCATCAGAGACCACCTCGCATGCTAACAGACGTATCAGACTGGCACCAAAAGCCTTGCGAGGACACGTTTGAGTTCCACGGCCTGGACACCGAGATGATCGGCCAGGCGTACACCACGGATGAAGCCGTTCCTGTCCTCGACTTAAGATACCAGCAACAAGATGGCGAAGCCTTCAACTTCGACTGTGGCCCCAACCCGCGGCGCATGTCGGGCTCATCCTTCACCATGTCGACTTCGGGCGCTCTCTCCGACATGCCATCCTATGAGGACTTTTCGGCCGCTCTATCAGAAGCACCGTCGTTCAGTTCAGACTACCCGCCGCCGTCTAACCGCAATTCattgatgtcgtcgacgcaACTGTCGCCCGTGGCGTCTCCCCGGATGACTCCCCAAAGTCGATCTGAACTTGTCAGGACCCAGAGCCGTGGCCGAGCGTCTCCGTCGCCTCGCCCTGGAATGCGATCTGCTCCGTACAGTGTTGAGCGTGGAACGACGAAGAGATGGTCGACAGGGTCGTACGGAACTCAACAGAACCGACGTCAAACGCCTTTCGTGTTTCATCCTGGCCACGATGCCTTCGGTGCCCACCAGCGCATGTCTTCGAGACACTCGTCGCCCACGATCCAGCATCAGCAGGTTCCTCTGAACTTTACCAATCTTCAAGCCGCCCAACAACACCCGTTCATGATGGCCGCCCCGCCGCAGTACCAAAGGAACAGCATGAACACCATGCTTTTGCCCTCGCAGTTGCCGTCCAACGGTTTCCACCCTGACGCCCATCACTTCGaggccccgccgccgcttctgTCTCATGGTCTCTTCCGTATGCTTCAGAGCAACGCCGATCCCCACTCGCTTCACAGCCACTACACGGACCTGTCAGACCCCCCTGACCTGTACGCCTCATTGCACGAGGAACAGATCCCACCTCCTCCCGAAGACATGAACCCGTCTGACCCAGATCTTGTCCCCCACGAGCAAGAACTGCGGTTCGAGGGCGACTTGTACACCCCCCGATGGGTGAGAGGTCACGGCAACAAGCGTGAGGGATGGTGTGGCATCTGCAAGCCTGGCCGTTGGTTGGTGCTCAAGAATTCGGCATTCTGGTACGACAAGTCCTTCACCCATGGAATCAGCGCCGCCACGGGCAACCCGTTCCAAGAGCCCCAAGAAACCCGACGGATGGACGGTAATCCGGACGTCTGGGAAGGGTTGTGCGGCAGCTGCAACGACTGGATCGCCCTTGTcagcagcaagaagaagggtaCTACATGGTTCAGGCACGCGTACAAGGTATGTTGCAACACGGCGACGGTCGCCACAAATCGTCAAGTATCACACAGCAAAACTGACTTATCTCTCTCAGTGTCATACCCATCCCAAGATAAAGGATGCGCCGAAGCGTCGACGGGAGAGCAATCACAACCGCAACCTGGCGGCATCACAGATGGCCAAGCCAAAGGTcgagccgcagcagcagcagcagcagccagcacTTCCCATGCCACAGCAGGCCCCGATCACGCCTCAGATGACGCCGTCAGTAGCTTCCGTTACCAGCACGCCGACGCCTGCTCAGatgcaacagcaacagcagcaacaacagcagcaccaccaggtccagcaacatcaacaccTTCAACAGGTGCAGTCGCCCATGCCCCAGATGACCCACGGACAGATGGGACAAAACCATGGCCAGCCGGGGAATGTCATCAATACTCTGGAAGGCATGCCTGGCATGATTTGATGACATTCAGCTGTTGCTGCACCCATTGTTGACCTTGAGAGTCTCTGGCTGCACGAGAAGAAAACGAAAGAAAATTTTGTAAAAAAGCACACACGACTGATAccatcttcctccccctGTTTTGTACTTTGTCTttctcccttttcctttGTCACAACTTGAACCCCGCCACAGCGCGTGCCTCTGGTACAAACACCCCGATCCGACACGTCGTCACGAAAAACAACGAAACCGTTTTCTTGATCTTGAAATATTATAGACATGGGCATTATGGGATACCTCTGAGAAGGGAATAAGAAATTATGGGAGATGTGCTTAAGAGTGTTGCATTTCTTTGTTGGGTGGACATCAAGTAGGAGAACAAATCGCCGCCGGCTTTTTTACCGGTTCCCCCCTTGctcggagaaggagagagagaaggagggaaacGGGAAGAAATGAGTCATGACGTTGTTCCAAGATATCTATTACCTTACCTACCACCAACACAGTCACCACAGTTGCACTCCTTCCacccttcctttcctttctttcGACCCGTCCGCCACCTTCAACAACCTTACGCCCGAGTAGAGCACGACCGTACGTACGTTTTCATGTCCCGGTCAAGCGGAGGAGGATATATCCGTTTCTCGTTTCGTACGTCGTCCTTTCGGCCGCGTATagaaacaaacaaacagcCCAGAGAGTGCAGGATTCGATAATGCCCAGTCAATTCATCGTCACCAAATACTACGGACATGGAAGAGAAAGGAGAAAAACAGGGGACCATGTTCCGAAACGCTTCGAGAAAACAAGTTTGATGTTCTTCTGCCTAattcccccccttttgtTCGTTCACTTTATTTCTGAAACAAGTCTTGATCATTTGGTTTCTTCATCTTTTCTCTGCTGGACCTTTCCCAGGAAACCTAATCGTAGATAGCTAAATAGCGTCGGACCCCCCTCTTTGCGGAACCGACAATTGCGTAGTCTGTTTTCCATCTTTTTCCGATCTTTTTCCGTTTGCTTGAGGAGGACATACCAATGATATCAAGGGGAGGAAAAGGTGGAAATTTGGGGTTTTTCTTTTATTTTCTCAAGAGGGGGGAATGGAAGAGGAGAGCGAGACGAACTTGGTGGGGCGTTAAAGCTGGGTTGGAAAGTGAGGTACCTGTCTCTTTTCTGACAGATCCTGGACGAAGAAGAATGATGCCGTGGACGGGGTAGGGAAGGAAAAGGGCAAAGTTTTGGAAGGAAAATCTGTTATCGTTGAAAGGCCTTAGGGGCGAAGCAAGTTACTAGTTAGATTCGGGTggttttctctttttttcaACCAAAACGCGCAGAATGAGGAACACGTTCATTTCAGAACTGAGGACGTCCTTACTGAATTTGCGATCTTGAGGTTTCACACTGGTGGTTAACGAACAGACACTTCACATTCACACTTCGTACGCACATACACATGTACACAGAGCGTGGAGGGCGGGAAGAATATGTGATTTGTGACCACTTCTCCGAAAGAGTAAGGTGGACGGCGAGCAGCCCGTCCACCGTGGGCTTTATCCGAATCCAGAGCCCGAGAGATCTCGCTTCTAAATTACTTTTCGATGACTCTGCAATGCTCACCGGCAACGCAGAGCCGGAGAGACACATGTACCGGCTCAGGGAAAAGGGGACTCCCTCCTTTCCACGATTCAGTGAGCGGCGCGAATCCAGTGGTACGGCAGACTGGGTAACGATCCCTCCAGGGGAAGACTCCGAGGGCCCCGAGGTGGAAAGGAGGGGACATGGGGCAACGATACCGTGCTCTGCAACAGAGAGGGCCTGTCCATCCCGACAAGTACCTATGCGCGGGGCCCAGAGGCGAAGGAGGGAAAatctccccccctttccaccTCCTCGATGCCAATGGGCGAAGATCGGTGGAGGAAGGGACCTTGACGCGCCGAGAGGGACGAGAAAGGACTGGGGACATGGGCCTACTGTGTATATTAAGTCGAGTCGAGGTGGTGTGTCGTCGTCCCGCAACCTTGCTGCGCTTCCTGAAAGGGTTATGGTCCAGGAACGGCCAACTGCCGAATGCTGATGTCGTTGGGCCACGAGGTTGTTTGCTGCTGGCTGACTCTATCCTCGCTGGTCTCTCTATTTGCTTTCTGCCCCCCCTCGGTCTTCCGAGAGGCTTAGACAAGCCTCGTAGATGGACCAGTGTGACGGAGTACTGATAGGGGTGAGGACCAAGGGCACGCCAAAGGCAGGGTTTTGATTGGGAGAATTTCGGGCTAGGAACCAGACAAGACTAATAGCGGGCTGAGCCAGAAAGCCGGCGTGACCGGTGGAGGGTGGACTGGAACGGAGCCCGGTGTGGTGATTTGCCGGAGCAGACAGACACTATCTCCTGGTTCGCTTCGGTtactcgccgccgacgttggcCGCGGACGAGGGGTGGGCGTGAGTGCGTGACGGCGTGCTTGGAAGCTGTGTGGATTCATTCTTGCGAGGGgggctttctctctcttcgtccTAATTTTTATTTGGCACGGGAGTTGGCTCTAGACTTGGACTGATGTCGGAAGAGGAGTCGCTTGGATAAAGGAGCACACAAGGGTGGCTCAGCCTACGAG encodes:
- a CDS encoding Putative transcription regulator Rua1; this encodes MDSGQAQLRQQIQTPSFTFNPNNKFRRDVPPRTTHIINMNGNDIPVKQEGLGTPAGIWTTPTSQGMRPRPATIHEGFSYSMGDDYGTLPSWDSSPLPLQQTPSDAMSRPVSVHQQDFYPVTTMENNWHQKPCEDTFEFHGLDTEMIGQAYTTDEAVPVLDLRYQQQDGEAFNFDCGPNPRRMSGSSFTMSTSGALSDMPSYEDFSAALSEAPSFSSDYPPPSNRNSLMSSTQLSPVASPRMTPQSRSELVRTQSRGRASPSPRPGMRSAPYSVERGTTKRWSTGSYGTQQNRRQTPFVFHPGHDAFGAHQRMSSRHSSPTIQHQQVPLNFTNLQAAQQHPFMMAAPPQYQRNSMNTMLLPSQLPSNGFHPDAHHFEAPPPLLSHGLFRMLQSNADPHSLHSHYTDLSDPPDLYASLHEEQIPPPPEDMNPSDPDLVPHEQELRFEGDLYTPRWVRGHGNKREGWCGICKPGRWLVLKNSAFWYDKSFTHGISAATGNPFQEPQETRRMDGNPDVWEGLCGSCNDWIALVSSKKKGTTWFRHAYKCHTHPKIKDAPKRRRESNHNRNLAASQMAKPKVEPQQQQQQPALPMPQQAPITPQMTPSVASVTSTPTPAQMQQQQQQQQQHHQVQQHQHLQQVQSPMPQMTHGQMGQNHGQPGNVINTLEGMPGMI